From one Gracilibacillus salinarum genomic stretch:
- the icd gene encoding NADP-dependent isocitrate dehydrogenase has translation MGEKITVENGVVQTPNKPIIPFIEGDGTGADIWAAASRVLEAAVEKAYNGEKGIEWKEVLAGEKAYNQTGEWLPEETLDVIREYKIAIKGPLTTPIGGGIRSLNVALRQKLDLFTCLRPVRWFEGVPSPVKRPEDTDMVIFRENTEDIYAGIEWQEGSDEVKKVIDFLQNEMGVKNIRFPETSGLGVKPVSKEGTERLVRAAIEYAINEGRKSVTLVHKGNIMKFTEGSFKNWGYELAEREYGDKVFTWAEYDQIVEEKGRDAADKAQADAEAAGRIIVKDAIADIFLQQILTRPKEFDVVATMNLNGDYVSDALAAQVGGIGIAPGANINYESGHAIFEATHGTAPKYAGLDKVNPSSVILSGVLMLEHLGWREAGELILKSMDRTIGSKVVTYDFARLMDGATEVKASEFANELIKNMD, from the coding sequence ATGGGTGAAAAAATTACAGTAGAAAACGGTGTCGTACAAACACCTAACAAACCAATTATCCCTTTCATTGAAGGTGATGGAACAGGTGCTGATATCTGGGCAGCTGCCAGCCGTGTACTAGAAGCTGCAGTTGAGAAAGCATATAACGGCGAAAAAGGTATCGAATGGAAAGAGGTACTTGCTGGGGAAAAAGCCTATAATCAAACTGGTGAATGGCTTCCGGAAGAAACATTAGATGTTATTCGAGAATATAAAATTGCGATTAAAGGACCTCTTACTACTCCAATCGGTGGCGGTATCCGTTCTTTAAACGTAGCATTACGTCAAAAACTTGATCTTTTCACATGTTTACGTCCTGTACGCTGGTTTGAAGGTGTGCCTTCTCCTGTTAAACGTCCAGAAGATACTGATATGGTTATCTTCCGTGAGAACACTGAAGATATCTATGCAGGTATCGAATGGCAAGAAGGATCAGATGAAGTGAAGAAAGTAATTGACTTCCTTCAAAATGAAATGGGAGTAAAAAATATCCGTTTCCCAGAAACATCTGGTCTAGGTGTAAAACCAGTTTCTAAAGAAGGAACAGAACGTTTAGTTCGCGCTGCAATTGAATATGCGATTAATGAAGGTCGCAAAAGTGTTACATTAGTACACAAAGGTAACATTATGAAATTTACTGAAGGTTCTTTCAAGAACTGGGGTTATGAATTAGCAGAAAGAGAATATGGCGATAAAGTATTCACTTGGGCTGAATATGACCAAATCGTGGAAGAAAAAGGTCGCGATGCTGCAGATAAAGCACAAGCAGATGCAGAAGCTGCTGGCCGCATTATTGTAAAAGATGCGATTGCAGACATTTTCTTACAACAAATTCTTACACGTCCGAAAGAATTTGATGTAGTAGCTACGATGAACCTAAATGGTGACTATGTATCAGATGCACTAGCTGCACAAGTTGGAGGTATCGGTATTGCACCAGGTGCGAACATTAACTATGAATCAGGTCATGCGATCTTTGAAGCAACTCACGGTACAGCTCCAAAATACGCTGGTCTTGATAAAGTAAACCCATCTTCTGTCATCCTTTCAGGTGTACTTATGCTTGAACACCTTGGCTGGAGAGAAGCAGGAGAATTAATCCTAAAATCAATGGATCGAACAATTGGTTCTAAAGTTGTAACTTACGACTTTGCTCGTTTAATGGATGGCGCAACAGAAGTAAAAGCTTCCGAGTTCGCTAACGAACTAATCAAAAATATGGACTAA
- the citZ gene encoding citrate synthase translates to MSTTKGLEGVVATESKVSSIIDDQLTYAGYTIDDLAENASFEEVVFLLWNKRLPNKQELAELEKALFENMTLPDGLVEHFKSYDIHNVHPMAALRTAVSLLGLYDPEADEMTDEANKRKAVRLQAKVAAVVTAFSRIRDGKELIQPKQGLSYAANFLFMLNGEEPSDLEVEAINKALVLHADHELNASTFTSRVCVATLSDMYSGITAAISALKGPLHGGANERVMSMLLEIGEVENAIPYVKEKMANKEKIMGMGHRVYKTGDPRAKHLKKMSKELTKKHGMEKWYEMSEKIEEFIKSEKGLPANVDFYSASVYHSLGIKHDLYTPIFAMSRFSGWIAHILEQYENNRLIRPRAEYVGPTKQVYADINER, encoded by the coding sequence ATGTCAACAACGAAAGGACTTGAAGGGGTAGTTGCAACAGAGTCAAAGGTTAGTTCTATCATTGATGACCAGCTGACTTATGCTGGCTATACGATTGATGATTTGGCAGAGAATGCCAGCTTCGAAGAGGTTGTCTTTTTATTATGGAATAAACGCCTGCCAAATAAACAAGAATTAGCAGAGCTGGAAAAAGCTCTATTCGAAAACATGACATTACCAGATGGTTTAGTAGAACATTTTAAGTCATACGATATACATAATGTTCACCCGATGGCAGCACTTCGGACAGCAGTCTCATTATTAGGATTGTATGATCCGGAAGCGGATGAGATGACAGATGAAGCAAATAAGCGTAAAGCGGTTCGATTGCAGGCAAAAGTAGCAGCAGTTGTGACAGCATTTTCACGAATTCGTGATGGAAAAGAATTAATCCAGCCGAAACAAGGACTAAGCTATGCAGCGAATTTCCTTTTCATGTTGAATGGTGAAGAGCCAAGTGATTTAGAGGTGGAAGCGATCAACAAGGCATTAGTATTGCATGCTGATCATGAATTAAATGCCTCTACATTTACATCGCGTGTATGTGTGGCTACTTTGTCAGATATGTATTCAGGTATTACTGCAGCGATCAGCGCTTTGAAAGGACCGTTGCATGGTGGTGCGAATGAACGCGTTATGTCGATGTTGCTTGAAATTGGTGAGGTAGAAAATGCGATTCCTTATGTGAAAGAGAAGATGGCAAACAAAGAAAAAATCATGGGGATGGGACACCGAGTATACAAAACGGGTGATCCACGTGCCAAACACTTAAAGAAAATGTCTAAAGAGCTGACAAAGAAACATGGCATGGAAAAATGGTACGAAATGTCTGAAAAAATTGAAGAATTCATCAAATCAGAAAAAGGGTTGCCAGCAAATGTTGATTTCTATTCTGCTTCCGTGTACCATAGTTTAGGGATCAAACATGATCTGTACACACCTATCTTTGCGATGAGTCGATTCTCTGGATGGATTGCTCATATTCTAGAACAATATGAAAACAACCGCCTGATTCGTCCTCGTGCAGAGTATGTAGGTCCAACCAAGCAAGTGTATGCAGATATAAACGAACGTTAA
- a CDS encoding DUF441 domain-containing protein — translation MFNSSTIFLLVLFLLGYVAKNQAIMVAVYILFGMKLLKLDDKFFPYIQDKGIGWGVIVITVAVLIPVATGEIGFKDLLQSVKSYHAWVALIAGMFVAVVAKNGLTLLANDPEVTTALVLGTIIAVVAFQGVAVGPLIGAGIAYMIIKMLESLPFIK, via the coding sequence ATGTTCAATAGTTCAACAATTTTTTTATTGGTATTATTTCTGCTTGGTTATGTTGCGAAGAATCAGGCAATTATGGTAGCCGTGTACATCTTGTTCGGGATGAAATTATTAAAGCTTGACGATAAATTTTTCCCATACATACAAGACAAGGGAATCGGATGGGGAGTTATCGTCATTACCGTAGCGGTTTTAATTCCAGTTGCGACAGGTGAAATAGGTTTTAAAGATTTATTACAAAGTGTAAAATCCTATCACGCCTGGGTTGCCTTAATTGCAGGTATGTTTGTTGCAGTAGTGGCAAAAAACGGTCTGACACTCCTGGCCAACGATCCTGAAGTGACGACTGCTTTGGTGTTAGGGACGATCATTGCTGTTGTCGCATTTCAAGGAGTCGCGGTAGGTCCTCTAATCGGTGCCGGCATTGCCTACATGATTATAAAAATGCTTGAATCATTACCTTTTATAAAGTGA
- the ytvI gene encoding sporulation integral membrane protein YtvI yields MITKDIAVRLLYLLISLFFIVFSVYLIINYVFPFFLGCLFALILYPLVKALRNRLNIPHVISCLLAIIFAICLLLFVFVFIGMELLQGVMYLAKWIPQNIQFLIDAFVYQFNLWIQPHVERLHQFIHSLPNQQHTIIEDKVNEISQNTADQLTAFLEMLLNWTGNQLASLPGSLTILIFSFLCTFFICKDWMRFSHFLADTIPQSLVDLSITISQHVKEKVMKYVKAQLILIAMTFVIILLGLLIFRVQHALTIAFILAIVDLLPVIGTGLIFVPWSLYLFMTGQTVLAICLFSLYLIVLLQRQLAEPKLVANALGVHPILTILAIYLGFQLFGVKGIWIGPAILFIGKACSEAKLFSLIWNYIKYNHLSVDKP; encoded by the coding sequence ATGATAACCAAGGATATAGCTGTTAGATTGTTATATTTGCTCATTTCACTCTTTTTTATAGTATTTTCCGTTTATTTAATTATAAATTATGTATTTCCGTTTTTTTTAGGATGTCTGTTTGCCTTGATCCTGTATCCGCTCGTTAAAGCCTTGCGGAACAGATTGAACATCCCACATGTAATCAGTTGTCTATTGGCCATTATATTTGCTATTTGTTTACTGTTGTTTGTCTTTGTTTTTATTGGAATGGAATTATTGCAGGGGGTTATGTATTTAGCAAAATGGATTCCACAAAATATTCAGTTTTTGATCGATGCGTTTGTTTATCAGTTTAACCTTTGGATACAGCCACATGTTGAGAGACTGCATCAGTTTATCCATAGCCTTCCCAATCAACAGCATACTATTATTGAGGATAAAGTGAATGAAATAAGTCAGAATACTGCTGATCAACTGACAGCATTTCTCGAAATGCTGTTAAATTGGACAGGTAACCAATTAGCAAGTCTGCCCGGATCATTAACGATCTTGATCTTCTCGTTTCTTTGTACATTTTTCATCTGTAAAGACTGGATGCGATTTAGTCATTTTCTTGCTGATACGATTCCACAAAGTCTTGTTGATTTATCCATTACGATCTCTCAGCATGTAAAAGAAAAAGTTATGAAATATGTAAAAGCACAGTTAATCCTGATTGCTATGACATTTGTTATCATCCTCCTGGGCTTATTGATTTTCCGTGTTCAACACGCATTAACGATAGCCTTTATCCTGGCTATCGTTGATTTGCTGCCTGTAATTGGTACAGGACTTATATTTGTCCCTTGGAGTCTGTATTTATTCATGACTGGACAAACAGTGCTTGCCATCTGTCTGTTCAGCCTCTATCTCATCGTCTTATTACAGAGACAGCTTGCAGAACCCAAGCTGGTGGCTAATGCATTAGGCGTACACCCTATCCTCACTATACTGGCCATTTATTTAGGGTTTCAGCTTTTTGGTGTTAAAGGTATCTGGATTGGACCAGCTATTCTGTTTATCGGGAAAGCTTGCAGTGAAGCTAAATTATTCTCTCTGATCTGGAATTATATAAAATACAATCATCTTAGCGTCGATAAACCGTAA
- a CDS encoding FxsA family protein — protein sequence MFRWLLLFILVVPALEIGIFVWAGGYIGPWWLILFIIFTGVLGAWLAKQQGMETIRKAQESMRMGYPPQETIFDGICILIGGVVLLTPGFITDAIGFLLLVPVTRKPFKRMLQQLVRKWIESGKFTVYRR from the coding sequence ATGTTTCGATGGTTACTCCTATTTATATTAGTTGTACCCGCTTTAGAAATTGGGATTTTTGTTTGGGCTGGTGGTTATATCGGTCCTTGGTGGTTAATCCTTTTCATTATTTTTACAGGTGTGTTAGGGGCATGGTTGGCGAAACAGCAAGGGATGGAAACGATTCGAAAAGCTCAAGAATCAATGCGAATGGGCTACCCGCCGCAGGAAACCATTTTTGACGGTATCTGTATTTTAATCGGTGGTGTTGTCCTGCTTACACCTGGTTTTATTACAGATGCGATTGGCTTCTTATTATTAGTTCCGGTGACGAGAAAGCCGTTTAAACGAATGTTGCAGCAACTTGTCCGCAAGTGGATCGAAAGCGGGAAATTTACGGTTTATCGACGCTAA
- the pyk gene encoding pyruvate kinase — MRRTKIVCTIGPASEAPEKLEELIKAGMNVARLNFSHGDFDEHGARIKNIRQAAKKLGKTVAILLDTKGPEIRTGVLKTGQADIVKGNTVYVSMDEIEGDEERISVTYPQLINDVHVGSKILLDDGLIALEVTEVLKESNELKTVALNSGLLKNKKGVNVPNVSVNLPGITDKDAADIKFGIEQGVDFIAASFVRRASDVLEIRGLLEEHNATQIQIVPKIENQEGVDNLDAILQVSDGLMVARGDLGVEIPPEDVPLVQKEMIFKCNNAGKPVITATQMLDSMQRNPRPTRAEASDVANAILDGTDAIMLSGETAAGDYPVEAVQTMSNIAKKAETAIDHKAMLDLRTKSSDMTITDAISQSVNHSAMNLSVDAILTPTVSGFTARMISKYRPEAPIIAVTFDEQISRRLALVWGVESIVGTLLHTTDDVLEEAIEQGLKTNHFNRGDRVIITAGVPVGESGTTNLMKVHIIGDVLAKGQGVGKGSVYGRAVTCKDADEASLKVQQDDIIVTYGTDKDMMPSIEKAGGIITQEGGLTSHAAVVGLSLGIPVIVGVENALDVINDGQDITIDAHKGDIYAGHASVL, encoded by the coding sequence ATGAGAAGAACAAAAATCGTTTGTACGATCGGTCCGGCATCAGAAGCACCAGAAAAATTGGAAGAACTAATTAAAGCAGGTATGAATGTAGCTAGGCTGAACTTCTCGCATGGGGATTTTGATGAGCATGGGGCAAGAATCAAAAATATTCGACAAGCGGCAAAAAAATTAGGCAAAACAGTTGCAATTCTATTGGATACGAAAGGGCCGGAAATTCGTACAGGTGTATTGAAAACAGGTCAGGCAGACATTGTGAAGGGGAACACTGTTTACGTATCAATGGACGAAATTGAAGGGGACGAGGAACGTATTTCTGTCACATACCCTCAATTAATTAATGATGTTCATGTTGGTTCAAAAATATTATTGGATGATGGGCTAATAGCGTTAGAAGTAACAGAGGTTTTAAAAGAATCAAACGAACTGAAAACCGTTGCCTTAAACTCTGGTTTGTTGAAGAACAAAAAAGGTGTAAACGTACCGAATGTAAGTGTGAATCTACCAGGAATTACGGATAAGGATGCAGCAGACATTAAATTTGGTATTGAGCAAGGTGTTGATTTTATTGCAGCATCGTTTGTTCGTCGTGCATCAGACGTATTGGAAATCAGAGGATTGTTAGAAGAGCATAATGCGACACAGATCCAGATTGTTCCTAAAATTGAGAACCAGGAAGGTGTCGATAATTTAGACGCAATTCTGCAAGTAAGCGACGGATTAATGGTTGCTCGTGGTGACTTAGGTGTTGAAATCCCACCAGAAGATGTACCTCTTGTACAAAAAGAAATGATTTTTAAATGTAATAATGCTGGAAAACCAGTTATTACAGCAACGCAAATGTTGGATTCCATGCAACGCAATCCAAGACCGACACGTGCGGAAGCATCAGACGTTGCCAATGCAATTCTTGATGGTACAGATGCTATTATGTTATCCGGTGAAACGGCAGCAGGTGATTATCCAGTGGAAGCTGTTCAGACAATGAGCAATATTGCGAAGAAAGCTGAAACTGCGATCGATCATAAAGCAATGCTAGATTTACGCACGAAGTCATCAGATATGACAATTACCGATGCGATCAGCCAATCGGTCAATCACTCTGCAATGAACCTAAGTGTTGATGCCATCTTGACACCAACTGTAAGTGGTTTTACTGCACGAATGATTTCTAAATATCGTCCAGAAGCACCAATCATTGCTGTTACATTTGATGAGCAAATCAGTCGACGATTGGCACTTGTTTGGGGTGTGGAATCCATTGTGGGTACACTGCTTCATACAACAGATGACGTGCTTGAAGAAGCCATTGAACAAGGTTTAAAGACTAATCACTTTAACCGTGGTGATCGTGTCATTATTACAGCTGGTGTACCGGTTGGAGAAAGTGGTACAACTAATTTAATGAAGGTCCATATTATTGGTGATGTATTGGCGAAAGGTCAGGGCGTTGGTAAAGGCAGTGTTTACGGACGTGCTGTAACTTGTAAAGATGCTGATGAGGCAAGCTTGAAAGTACAACAAGACGATATAATTGTCACGTATGGTACAGATAAAGATATGATGCCTTCTATTGAAAAAGCTGGAGGAATTATCACGCAAGAAGGTGGTCTTACTTCCCACGCAGCAGTAGTAGGGTTAAGTCTTGGCATTCCTGTTATCGTCGGTGTTGAAAATGCATTAGATGTTATTAATGATGGTCAGGATATTACAATTGATGCACACAAAGGTGACATTTATGCTGGACATGCTAGTGTCCTGTAA
- the pfkA gene encoding 6-phosphofructokinase: MKKIGVLTSGGDAPGMNAAVRAVVRKAIYHELEVYGVYNGYEGLMQGNIKKMELGSVGDIIQRGGTILYSARSEEFKTDAGQQKAIEQMRKIGIEGLIVIGGDGSFRGAEKLTQKGFPCIGVPGTIDNDIPGTDYTIGFDTALNTIVNAVDKIRDTATSHERTYVIEVMGRDAGDLALWAGLANGAETVIIPEQEESFESVVSKLQRGQERGKKHSIIILAEGVGSGVEYGKQIEKETNMDTRVTVLGHIQRGGSPSGYDRVLASRLGSKAVDLLMEGTGGRMVGIQNNVVVDHDIADVLSKKHAINMNMYTLANQLSI, translated from the coding sequence TTGAAAAAAATCGGTGTATTAACAAGTGGTGGCGATGCACCCGGTATGAATGCCGCTGTACGTGCAGTTGTGCGTAAAGCAATATATCATGAATTAGAAGTATATGGCGTTTATAATGGATATGAAGGCCTGATGCAAGGCAATATTAAAAAAATGGAATTAGGCTCTGTAGGGGATATTATCCAACGTGGTGGTACGATTTTATATTCTGCCCGCTCAGAAGAATTTAAGACAGATGCCGGTCAACAAAAAGCAATTGAGCAAATGCGAAAAATTGGTATTGAAGGACTCATTGTCATTGGTGGAGATGGGTCATTTCGTGGTGCCGAAAAATTAACGCAAAAAGGATTTCCATGTATCGGTGTACCGGGAACAATTGATAATGATATTCCGGGAACAGATTACACTATTGGATTTGATACAGCACTAAATACAATCGTAAATGCAGTCGATAAGATTCGTGATACTGCTACGTCACATGAACGTACATACGTAATTGAAGTAATGGGAAGAGATGCAGGTGATTTAGCGCTTTGGGCAGGACTTGCCAATGGTGCGGAGACTGTAATCATTCCGGAACAGGAAGAAAGCTTCGAAAGTGTTGTCAGTAAATTACAACGTGGACAGGAACGTGGCAAAAAACACAGTATTATCATTCTGGCTGAAGGTGTCGGAAGCGGTGTGGAATACGGTAAACAAATCGAAAAAGAAACAAATATGGATACACGTGTCACCGTATTAGGGCATATTCAGCGTGGCGGTTCACCATCCGGTTATGATCGAGTGCTGGCAAGCCGTTTAGGCTCTAAGGCAGTTGACTTATTAATGGAAGGTACCGGCGGCCGCATGGTAGGTATTCAGAACAATGTGGTGGTTGATCATGATATTGCGGACGTATTAAGCAAGAAACACGCAATTAATATGAACATGTATACTCTAGCAAATCAGTTATCTATATAA
- the accA gene encoding acetyl-CoA carboxylase carboxyl transferase subunit alpha: MKQVLEFEKPVVELREKIEELKAMTKDSDIDLSDEIAKMEKRLARLENDIYGKLKPWDRVQIARHSERPTSLDYIEQLFTNFIEFHGDRFYGDDEALIAGIAKFKDKPVTVIGHQRGKTTKENLKHNFGMPHPEGYRKALRHMKQAEKFNRPIITFIDTKGAYPGKAAEERGQSEAIARNLMEMAGLTVPVISVVIGEGGSGGALGIGVADRIHMLENSTYSVISPEGAAALLWKDSGQAERAAKTMKITAKDLKELGVVDDVIKEPLGGAHRDVVTQALSISKVIDDSLQELEAENETTLLDKRWEKYNKIGKVRSLLEV, translated from the coding sequence ATGAAGCAAGTGCTAGAGTTTGAGAAACCTGTAGTGGAATTGCGAGAGAAAATTGAAGAACTAAAAGCTATGACTAAAGACAGTGATATTGACCTGTCAGATGAGATTGCCAAAATGGAAAAACGATTGGCACGATTAGAAAATGATATTTATGGAAAGTTAAAGCCGTGGGATCGTGTTCAGATCGCCCGCCATTCTGAACGTCCAACGTCATTAGATTATATTGAGCAATTATTTACTAATTTTATCGAATTTCATGGCGACCGTTTTTATGGGGATGACGAAGCATTGATTGCCGGTATTGCCAAATTCAAAGACAAACCGGTTACTGTAATTGGACATCAGCGTGGTAAAACCACCAAAGAAAATTTAAAGCACAATTTTGGTATGCCTCACCCGGAAGGCTATCGTAAAGCGTTACGCCATATGAAGCAAGCGGAGAAATTTAATCGGCCAATCATTACGTTTATCGATACCAAAGGCGCCTATCCAGGTAAAGCAGCAGAAGAGCGTGGTCAGAGTGAAGCAATCGCTCGAAACCTGATGGAAATGGCCGGACTGACTGTTCCTGTTATCTCTGTTGTTATCGGAGAAGGGGGAAGCGGTGGTGCATTAGGCATAGGTGTTGCTGATCGCATTCATATGCTTGAGAATTCGACGTATTCGGTAATCTCACCCGAAGGAGCTGCTGCATTGTTATGGAAAGATTCCGGACAAGCTGAACGAGCTGCGAAAACAATGAAGATTACTGCGAAAGATTTGAAAGAATTAGGAGTAGTAGATGATGTTATTAAAGAACCATTAGGTGGTGCACACCGTGATGTTGTAACACAAGCATTATCCATCAGCAAAGTCATTGATGACTCTCTTCAGGAATTAGAAGCAGAAAATGAAACAACTTTACTAGATAAGCGCTGGGAAAAATATAATAAAATCGGAAAAGTCCGATCTTTACTAGAAGTATAA
- the accD gene encoding acetyl-CoA carboxylase, carboxyltransferase subunit beta produces MLKDLFGKKKKYTPIPGENAKKDIPQGLMQKCDSCKKIFYQKDLHKNLNVCPECGHHHLISAYDRINSLFDEGTFKEWDQDLLSDNPLQFPEYEEKIAKDREKTGLNEAVVTGEGKIHDSRTAIAVMDARFRMGSMGSVVGEKIARAIEGARKERMPIIIFTASGGARMQEGILSLMQMAKTSIAIERLHREQGLFISVMTNPTTGGVSASFASIGDYNFAEPGALIGFAGRRIIEQTIREKLPKDFQTAEFQLKHGQIDKVIPRQEMRDTLGTILEIHTIGGGADEASARV; encoded by the coding sequence TTGTTGAAAGATTTATTTGGAAAAAAGAAAAAATACACTCCTATTCCAGGAGAAAATGCAAAAAAGGATATACCACAAGGTTTAATGCAAAAATGTGATAGCTGTAAAAAAATCTTTTATCAAAAAGATTTACACAAAAACCTAAATGTTTGTCCGGAATGTGGACATCATCATCTTATATCGGCTTATGACCGTATTAATAGTCTGTTTGATGAAGGGACGTTTAAAGAGTGGGATCAGGATCTTTTGTCTGATAATCCGCTTCAATTCCCTGAGTATGAGGAGAAAATTGCCAAGGACCGTGAGAAGACGGGCTTAAATGAGGCTGTTGTTACGGGTGAAGGGAAAATCCATGACAGCCGGACAGCTATAGCAGTGATGGATGCACGTTTCCGAATGGGAAGCATGGGGTCAGTAGTTGGCGAAAAAATTGCTCGAGCGATTGAAGGTGCTCGTAAAGAACGCATGCCTATTATTATTTTCACCGCATCAGGCGGTGCTCGCATGCAGGAAGGTATTCTAAGCTTAATGCAAATGGCGAAGACATCGATCGCTATTGAACGATTGCATCGAGAACAAGGCTTGTTTATTTCTGTAATGACCAATCCTACAACCGGAGGAGTATCTGCTAGCTTCGCATCTATTGGTGACTATAATTTTGCAGAACCAGGAGCTCTGATTGGTTTTGCCGGTAGACGTATCATTGAACAGACAATTCGGGAGAAATTACCGAAAGACTTTCAAACGGCAGAATTTCAATTAAAGCATGGTCAGATCGATAAGGTAATACCTCGACAAGAGATGCGAGATACATTAGGAACGATCCTGGAGATCCATACTATAGGAGGCGGAGCAGATGAAGCAAGTGCTAGAGTTTGA
- a CDS encoding FadR/GntR family transcriptional regulator yields MSERTKVYQQVLTEIQRLIKEDGYLPGDKLPSERQLSVQLNAARSSVREALRAIELLGIIDTRQGEGTYLRNYQTYQAVGLLASFVLQDSKTQSELAEAKQVLEDHVISSMTATDQQIEQLTEIINDQALTDEEKHHRFFSVFFEAYGNQLLLKIWRLMEDFSLDNKSGVQLGPYYKSIMKHIQDNR; encoded by the coding sequence ATGTCAGAACGAACAAAGGTGTACCAGCAAGTTTTAACTGAAATTCAACGTCTTATTAAGGAAGATGGTTATCTGCCAGGAGATAAATTACCTTCTGAACGACAGCTCTCTGTTCAGCTAAATGCAGCAAGGTCGTCCGTTCGCGAAGCATTACGTGCTATCGAATTGTTAGGCATCATTGATACGAGGCAAGGAGAAGGAACCTATCTCCGGAATTATCAGACCTATCAGGCGGTTGGATTGTTAGCTTCTTTCGTACTGCAGGATTCAAAGACCCAATCGGAATTGGCGGAAGCGAAGCAAGTTTTAGAAGATCATGTTATTTCATCGATGACGGCAACAGATCAGCAGATTGAACAATTAACTGAAATTATTAATGATCAGGCGTTAACAGATGAAGAGAAGCATCATCGTTTTTTTTCTGTCTTTTTTGAGGCATATGGTAATCAGCTTTTGTTAAAGATATGGAGATTGATGGAAGATTTTTCATTGGACAACAAATCAGGTGTTCAGTTGGGTCCATATTATAAAAGTATTATGAAACATATACAGGATAACAGGTAG